The Paenibacillus swuensis genome contains the following window.
TGCGATTCGTACCTTCGCCCCCGAAGCGAATTCAGCGAATCCCGCCATATAATCCACTCAAACTTAAAGAAAAGGACTTGGTCAAGTTGACCAAGTCCTTCCTGTATTAAAGAGAGACAACGATGCCGCCTTCACCGGCATAAGTGCCGATTACAGGCCCCATTTCAGAAATAAAAACTTCCTTAAACGGGTATTTTCGCATAATTTGCTCTTTGAGGGCTTTGGCTTTCTCTTCGCAGTTGCTATGTGCAATGGCAAGGACGTCTTTGCCGAAACCTTCTTTAAGCTCTCCGATCATGTCCACAAGACGTTGTAATGCTTTTTGTGACCCGCGGACTTTCTCTAATACATCAATACTTCCTTCATCTGTACGGTGCATTAGTAATTTAATGTTCAGGAATGAAGCGAGCGCGCCTTTCACACGGTCAAGACGACCGCCTTTCACAACGTTCTCTAGCGTCTCCAGAAAGAACAAAGTGCGGATTTTCTGCACATTCGAATTGGCCAACGCCACGACATCAGCAAATGAATTACCTAGCTGTACAGCCCGATATGCTTCATATACCATCAAGCCTAACCCATTCGACGCGGAACGGCTGTCAATGACTTCAATGTTTCCGGAGAACTCTTCTTCCAACAGCATATCTTTAGCCAATGCGGCGTGATTATAAGTGCTGCTAAGAGCGGAAGACAGTGCCAGAACAAGCACATCATTCCCTTTGTCGGTTTCTTCTTTATAAAGATTTAAAAACTCCATCGGGGAAGGGCTGGACGTTTTCGGTAACACCGAACTGTTCTTCATCTTGGCATAAAAATCCTCATAAGAAAGTTCAGAGCTCTTGAATTGTTCATGGTCAAAATGGACGGATAAAGGAACAATCATAATGCCAGCTTTATTCAGTATTTCGGTTGGGAAATCCATACTTCCGTCAGAAATAATTGTAATCGCCATGCTTGCCTTCCTCTCAATTCATATGCCTTAAGTGAATACGCTTAACTGCGCGTACTTACGGGTGCTTCGTAAATTTTACGTAAATTGTCGCTGCAGGTCAAGACCCTCCGCAAAGGCGGTTAATTGTGCTTTCTCATCCGGTGTAAACTGGTACTCACTATCGCATCCGGCATCCAACACAACCCACTGTACGATATGGCCGGCAGCATTGCAAATTAACAGAGCCGAAAGTTCTTTCATTTCATCAGACAACGGTGTGTTCGGAGCAACTTCGAATCCAATAAAGATATCGATCCATTGACCGTCTTCCCGAAATTCAACTTCAGCCTTCATATTTATAAACTGAATCTCCGAATAATAATCGGAATCATATTTCATCATCGTATACTAACCCCTTTTTATCCTAAACGTTCCGCCCTTTTGGCTCGAACTAAATCCGGTTGAATCCAAATATGTCTGAAATCCATCCAGCCGAGCGAATTAAATCCCAAGCCTTTTACGGACGGGTGAAACGCGGTATTGATTTTGCTATGAGTAATAAAGGTGAGAGCGCAGAATTCCATCAGTTTCGTTTCTATGCTGTCAAGTAAAACTTGTCTTTTTCCGTCTTTCGCTTCCATCAGCACCATTTGGATGATCTGATTGATCTCACGGGCTAATACATCATTGCAACCTACCCAGTATTTCTTATCATAATAAGTTTCAATGATCGTCACTTGGTCTTCTTCAAGAACCAGACTGCTGTACAACAGATCCGCCGAACTAATCGTACTCGAGAAGGAGCTATGGCAGTCATCTGTATACACGATCTCTACCGGAATTCCATACGCAGCACATTGGTCACGAATAAAGGACGTGTCTTTCCGATTTTTTGAGTTGCAAGCTAGTTTTACCGGTGTACCGTCATATTCCATGTCTTTAAGTAAAGCACGCGCAATCAGCGAATCATGAAAAGGATCATCCAAATTGACAGCAGCGGTTTGGTTTCTCGGATACAAACTGTGCGCGGGCATCACTCGAAATCCGCTAAGTTCCTGTACCATCTTCTTTCGATCGATCAGATGATGTATTGCTTTACGAAACCTCAGATCCTGGACAGGGGAGCCCTTGCGTTTCTGATTAAATTGCAGCATGGAACTGCCCGTACATATCTCTTCGATCTGATTCCAATGAGGTTCATGCTTTCGGCAAGTTTTACCATAACACAAGATCGAATTCCAGTCCGGTGAATCTACATGCACCTTCTCATCTTCGGGTAGAAAAACAATTTCCACGCCGTCCAAATGAGCTCTGCCCAAAAAATACTGGGGATGAGACTCAAGCACACACCGGTGTTCCGTCCATCTTGTTAACTTAAAGGGCCCAGTACCTGTCGGTTTGCGGAAGAATTCTTCTTCTCCTAATTTCAACAAGTCCATCGGTAAAATGGAAGCCGTCCCATTACATAAATATCGCAAGAGCAGATGGTTCGGCTGCGTTAGTTGAATTCGAATCGTTGTAGAATCGAGAGCTTCCACTACCTTCATCTTGGAGAACCAAAGTGCGGCGCTGCCGCTGCATTGCTCTCTCATGCGTTGCAGGGAATACACCACATCCGCACTGTTCAATTCTCTTCCGTGATGGAACATGATACCTCGCCGCAGGAAAAAGTGCCAGGTTGTTGCATCCGCAGAGACTTCCCAATGATGAGCGAGGTGAGGTTCAATGCTCTGTGTCTGACGATTAAACATCACAAGGGTATCGTAAATTTGCCGGGCCATATGTCCGTCGAAGGCATGACTCAACTTCGCGGGGTCCAGGGTGTAGATTTGCTGATATACCGGAAACCGGAACAGTTCGTAATCCTGAGTCTGCTTTTGCAACGTATTGTACCCAAAATATCCATTGAGCCATTCCATAAACTGATCCTTGATCTGGCTGCCTTCACCATAATCTTCTATAAGAGCCAAAGCCGCTTGCAGCTCACCCCGTTGCATCTCTTCCTGAGCAGCCTCCAATAACAGCGCCTCGGTCGGATGCAGGAACGTAAGGACGGACATATTCCCCCGGCCCCTGCCGGAGCACCAATGAATCCATCCTGCATCCGTCAACTTCTTGATAATAATTTTCACATTTCGTTTCGTACAGAAAAAAATGCCTGCCAATTGATCCACAGTAACAGGAACGCGCACACCAAGGTCAATCTCTCTGTAATGTTTCCTTAGGTCCAGATATTGTATAGAAAGATGCATATTATGATCTCCCCTCACGTTAAAAGATGAAATGAATTTTAAGACCCGTACCCTTTTAGTCCTCTTTTATTAAGATACACCATCCCGCAAGAGATAGGAACGGATAAAAAGAGGAAATGCCAAATTTTATGTATACGATTTTTGTGCCCTTTTATTCCAGTTATAATTAAATTACAAATTACGGAAGAAAAAGGGTGATGAGCATGTTGGTCGTTGATGAATATGTTGCTTACAAAAGAGTGCAATACAAAAATCAGGAATTGGCTACATTTCATAGCAGGGAAGGTTACTTTCCAAAGAGATTGGTGCTACACGCTTTGCTCTTCACCATGAGCTTCATTGTTTAATTTCATCATGAAGTGAAACCGCCGACCATCCTAAGGATGATCGGCGGTTTCTTTATAAATTGAATTATGGCAATATGGATGCGCCCATCAAGTACTTATCCACTTCTCTGGCGGCTTCACGGCCTTCATTGATTGCCCAGACGATTAACGATTGACCGCGGCGAATATCTCCTGCGGCGAATACCCCTTCAACGCTGGTCTGGTATTTACCATACTGTGCTTTCACATTCGTGTACCGGTCTTGTTCTAAACCGAACTCGGCGATTAGCCCCAACTCCGGTCCTTCAAACCCGACAGCGATTAATACCAACTGCGCCGGATAGACTTTCTCAGTTCCCGGAATTTCCTCATAAACCTTCACACCGTCAACAATCTTCCGTTGAATTTGCACCGTGTGCAATTCCTTTACATGTCCGTTCTCGTCTCCGACAAATTTCTTCGTCAATACGGAAAACTCACGCGGATCATGCCCGTACAAAGCTTTAGCTTCCTCGTGACCGTAATCCAGCGTATAAACAGTAGGGAATTGCGGCCATGGATTACTGCTTTCATTACGCTCCTCAGGCCCCTTGGCATGCGTACCGAATTGCGTTACGCTGTTACATTTATGACGCAGCGCCGTAGCCACACAATCGGTTCCTGTATCGCCGCCGCCGATTACGATAACATCCATTCCCTCAGCGTTGACGTATTGACCATCAGCCAATGCAGAGTCCAGATAGCTCTTTGTATTCTGGGTTAAATAATCCATTGCATACATAATGCCGCCTAATTCACGGCCTTCCATCGGAATATCCCGCGGTTTCGTTGCGCCGCCTGCAAGAATCACAGCATCAAAGTCTTGCTGCAACTGATGGGTGGAAATATCTTTACCGATTTCCGTATTCGTTACAAACTTTACGCCTTCTGCTTCCA
Protein-coding sequences here:
- a CDS encoding DegV family protein, whose product is MAITIISDGSMDFPTEILNKAGIMIVPLSVHFDHEQFKSSELSYEDFYAKMKNSSVLPKTSSPSPMEFLNLYKEETDKGNDVLVLALSSALSSTYNHAALAKDMLLEEEFSGNIEVIDSRSASNGLGLMVYEAYRAVQLGNSFADVVALANSNVQKIRTLFFLETLENVVKGGRLDRVKGALASFLNIKLLMHRTDEGSIDVLEKVRGSQKALQRLVDMIGELKEGFGKDVLAIAHSNCEEKAKALKEQIMRKYPFKEVFISEMGPVIGTYAGEGGIVVSL
- a CDS encoding ABC transporter substrate-binding protein; its protein translation is MHLSIQYLDLRKHYREIDLGVRVPVTVDQLAGIFFCTKRNVKIIIKKLTDAGWIHWCSGRGRGNMSVLTFLHPTEALLLEAAQEEMQRGELQAALALIEDYGEGSQIKDQFMEWLNGYFGYNTLQKQTQDYELFRFPVYQQIYTLDPAKLSHAFDGHMARQIYDTLVMFNRQTQSIEPHLAHHWEVSADATTWHFFLRRGIMFHHGRELNSADVVYSLQRMREQCSGSAALWFSKMKVVEALDSTTIRIQLTQPNHLLLRYLCNGTASILPMDLLKLGEEEFFRKPTGTGPFKLTRWTEHRCVLESHPQYFLGRAHLDGVEIVFLPEDEKVHVDSPDWNSILCYGKTCRKHEPHWNQIEEICTGSSMLQFNQKRKGSPVQDLRFRKAIHHLIDRKKMVQELSGFRVMPAHSLYPRNQTAAVNLDDPFHDSLIARALLKDMEYDGTPVKLACNSKNRKDTSFIRDQCAAYGIPVEIVYTDDCHSSFSSTISSADLLYSSLVLEEDQVTIIETYYDKKYWVGCNDVLAREINQIIQMVLMEAKDGKRQVLLDSIETKLMEFCALTFITHSKINTAFHPSVKGLGFNSLGWMDFRHIWIQPDLVRAKRAERLG
- a CDS encoding glutamate synthase subunit beta; this translates as MSTPTGFMEYKRELPADREPLTRILDWEEFHQHFSEDKIRTQGSRCMDCGTPYCHTGIELNGHTSGCPVNNLIPEWNNLVYRGLWKEALDRLHKTNNFPEFTGRVCPAPCEGACTVGLIGEPVAIKSIEQAIIDKGFDEGWVVAKAPATRTGKKVAVVGSGPAGMAAAAQLNKVGHEVTVYERADRIGGLLTYGIPSMKLDKGVVQRRVDLMEAEGVKFVTNTEIGKDISTHQLQQDFDAVILAGGATKPRDIPMEGRELGGIMYAMDYLTQNTKSYLDSALADGQYVNAEGMDVIVIGGGDTGTDCVATALRHKCNSVTQFGTHAKGPEERNESSNPWPQFPTVYTLDYGHEEAKALYGHDPREFSVLTKKFVGDENGHVKELHTVQIQRKIVDGVKVYEEIPGTEKVYPAQLVLIAVGFEGPELGLIAEFGLEQDRYTNVKAQYGKYQTSVEGVFAAGDIRRGQSLIVWAINEGREAAREVDKYLMGASILP